The segment TCTTCGGCGGCCTCGCCCACGGCGCCAGCCTGCACCACGAACTCCAGTACCTGGTGACGGCCGGCCTCACCCCCGAACGGGCCCTGCGCGCGGCCACGGCGACCACCGCCCGCCGCTTCCGCCTCAGCGACCGTGGCCGCATCGCCGAGGGCCTGCGCGCCGACCTTCTGCTGGTCGACGGCGACCCGACCACCGACATCGGCGACACCCTCAACACCCGCGCCGTCTGGCGCCGCGGCACCCGCCTGGCGGCCTGAACCGCGCCCCTGCCGGCGGGCCCCGGTGCCCGCCGGCAGGGGCCGGCGCCCGCCCGGTCCGGAGCCGTCGGCAGGCCGGTCGGGGTCTGTCGCGGGGGCGTCCGCGCCGTTCGTCGCACCATGTCCCGGACGCCCGCGTTCCCGTCCCCGCAGGCGTCCCCCGCCCCTGGGCCGCACCACCTGGAGGAACCAGTGCCGTCCCCGCAACCGCCCACCCCGGAGGAGAAGTTCGCCGACGCGAAGAAGCTGCTGGGCCTCCCGCGCATCGTCGTGATCTGCGGCTCCACCCGCTTTATGGCCGAGATGGCCGAGGCCGACCTGCGGGAGACCGCAGCCGGGAAGATCGTCGTCAAGCCAGGCTGCGACCTGAAGTCGCCGCACGGACTGTGGGCCGACCCCGCCGAGGCCGAAGCGCTGAAGAGCCGGCTCGACGAACTGCACCGGGCGAAGATCCGGCTCGCCGACGAGGTGCTCGTGGTCGGCGACTACATCGGAGACAGCACCCGGGCCGAGATCGCCTACGCCCGGGCGCTGGGCAGGCCCGTGCGGTTCACGCACCCCGAAGTCGACCCCGGCGCCTGACCGCGGCGCCCCGGGCCGGGGTCCCGGACGTGGCGTCCGGCCCGGCGGCGACGGCGGCGGCCCAGCGGCGGCGGCCCTCGCCGATGTGCTGCACCAGGTCGAACAGCGTCCACCCGGGGCAGGTCGGCACGGGCAGGTCGAGGCTGGGCGCGGCGGCGATCGCGGCGCGGAAGGCGGCTGCGCGTTCGTCGATCAGCCGCAGCAGATCGGGAAACTCCGGAGTCCTGTGCACGGCGGCAGTTCCTACCATCCTGACCCGTTCGCCGGACAGCGCTTTCCCCGGCCGCTGCGCTGGGCGACCCCGCCCCGCGCCCCGCCCCCCGGAGCTGCCATCATGGCGCGGTGAGCACCGCCGTGGCCTTCTTCCTCGCTCCTGACGACCGCACCGCCGCCGGCGCGCACCGGGGCGGCCCGCAGGGCCGGTTCGCCGCGGTGACGGGCCGTCACTTCGACGCGGAGGACGCGGTCGACGAGTGGGACGCCTACTTCGTGGGGCCGTCCTCGGAGCAGCTCTTCTGGCAGCGGACCGACTGGATCGTGCCCGTGACCCACGACGGCAGCGGCACGTTCGCCCTCCCGCCCCGGCTGACCCGGGCGCTGGCCGACGCCGGCGCCGAGGAACTGGAGGACCTCGCCGACCGCTGGAGCGAGAGGCTCCGCCACGAGGACGGCGAGGACATGACCGACGACGACCTCCTCGCCGTCCTGCAGGCGGTCGCCGGACTCGCCACGAGAACCGGCCCGGCCGGGGGCAGCCTCTACTGCTGGTTCGCCTGAGCCCTCCAGCAGCCGGCCACGGCCTCGGCCCTGTCCGGCCGATCTCGCCGGGCGTCCACCGCCGCGCGCCGATCCGACAAGATCGACCGGGCAGGGCCTAGCGGCGGGCGCCGGTCTCGGCGGGGCGGGGCGGGGCGGCGGTGGAGCCGCGGGGGGTGAGTTGGGGGGCCTGGTCCTCGTAGCCGTCGGCGGGGCGGCCGGCGATCAGGTCGAGGAGGGTGCGGGCGGCGTGGGCGCCGTAGGCGTGGATGTCGCGGGTGAGGGCGGTGAGCGGGGGGCGGACGACCTGGGCGAGGGGCGAGTCGTCCCAGGCGACCAGGGAGAGGTCCCGGGGGACGGAGAGGCCGAGTTCCTGGGCGACGGACAGGCCCGCGACGGCGGTGATGTCGTTGTCGTAGAGGATCGCGGTGGGGCGGGCGGGGGAGAGCAGCAGGCGGCGGGTGGCGCGGGCGCCCTCCTCGCCGGTGTAGTCGGTGTGGACGGTGGGCAGCGCGTCGAGGCCGAGGTCGGTGCAGGCGGCGGTGAACGCCTCGTCGCGGATGGCGGTGTGGACCAGGCCGGTGAGGCCGGCGACCCGGCCGACCCGGCGGTGGCCGAGGGCGGCGAGGTACTCCATGGTCTCGCGGACGGCGGCGGCGTCGTCGGACCAGACGGGGGTGAGCCGGCCGGAGCCGGAGGGGTGGCCGATGACGACGGTGGGCAGGCCCATCTCCTCCAGGGCGGGCACCCGGGCGTCGTCGCGGCGCAGGTCGACCAGGATCGCGCCGTCGATGTGCCGCTCGCCCCACCAGCGGCGGTACGCCTCCAGGCCGCGCTCGTGGTCGGAGACGACCTGGAGGGCGAGCGAGTAGGAGGCGTCGGAGAGCACCTTCTCGATGCCGCCGATGAGTTCCATGAAGAACGGTTCGGTGCCGAGCATCCGGGCGGGTCGGCAGAGCGCGAGGCCGACGGCGGCGGCCTTGGCGCCGCTGAGGGCGCGGGCGGCGCTGTTGCGGACGAAGCCGAGCTCCTCGGCGACGGCGGCGATCTTGGCGCGGGTGGCGTCCGAGACGCCGGGTTGACCGTTCAAGGCGTTGGAGACGGAGACCTTGGACACGCCCACGATCTTGGCGATGTCGGCGATGGTCGGCCGCTTCGCCGGCGGGCTCTGCTGCTGGGACACCTGCTCCACGGGACCTTTCCGGACTGCTCGTCGACCGTCCGCCGACCGTGCTCGTACCGGGCGGGGACCTGTTGTGCCCTCTCAAGCTACTACGCGCACCCCGCTCCGCTGTAGCCCGGCGCCCCCGCTGAGGGACGGTTCGCAACAAACGGTTAACTGGCCGTTGACAACGATGTCGAGCCGCCAATACGGTCTTCACGCCTTAATCGGTTAACCGACCGATCGGGCAGGCCGCTGGACGCCTGCCCCGCGCAACAGGAGCACTCCCCGCAAGACCCGGTGCGGACGGCACGCCCCAACGAACGTCGCCGTCCGCACCGCAGGCCCCGCGTCGCCGCGGTCGGGACACCCCGGCGGCCGGGGCGCCTCCCCCATCCCCTCCCACCCCCCACATGCCTGGGACGAAAGGGATCCGCGTGAACCGCAGAATCCAGCACCACCGCCCCCGCACCGCCTCCGCCAAGCGCTACGCGCCGATGGCGTTCCTGCTGGCCGCGTCCGTCGCCGCGGCCGGCCTCACCCTCGGCCGGGCCGACACCGCGCAGGCGGCCGGCGCGGACTCGTTCGCCACCCGCTGCGGCGTGCACTTCTGCCTGGACGGCAAGGAGTACTACTTCGCGGGCACCAACACCTACGACCTGTTCACCTACGGCTCGGCCTCCGGGGACACCGAGACGCAGTTCATGGACAAGGCCCGGATCGACGCCCAGTTCGCCAACCTGCAGGCCGACAAGGTCGACGTGGTGCGGCTGTGGATGTTCAACCACGAGAGCTGGCACGGCTTCGAGAAGTCCAAGGGCGTCTACGACGAGCAGGAGTTCGCCCAGTTCGACTACATCGTCCAGTCCGCCAAGGCCCACGGCATCCGCCTCGTCCCGGTGTTCGAGAACTACTGGGAGGCGTACGGCGGCATCGACACCCGCCTCCAGTGGGAGGGCCTCTCCGGCGGCCAGCCCGGCCGGGCCGCGTTCTTCGACAAGACCCGCTGCCCCGGCTGCTTCACCTCCTACAAGAACTACGTCTCGTACGCGCTCAACCGGGTCAACCACTACAGCGGCGTCAAGTACAAGGACGACCCGACCATCTTCGCCTGGGACCTGATGAACGAGCCCCGGTACGAGGGCCAGAGCGCCGCCGAGAACGTCGACGGGACGACGCTGCGGGCCTGGGTGGACGAGATGGGCGCGTTCGTGAAGGGCATCGACTCCAAGCACCTGTTGGGCGTCGGCCTGGAGGGCCACGGCACGAACTACGGCTTCGGCGGGGACGAGGGCAACCCCTTCGTCCACGTGCAGCAGTCGCCGTACATCGACTACACCTCCGCGCACCCGTACCCGACCGAGTCCTGGGCGAACCTGAACCTCGACCAGACCAAGGCGCTGATCCGCTCCTGGATCACCGACTCGCACGACAAGGTCGGAAAGCCGTTCTTCATGGGCGAGTTCAACGTCCACAACGTCGACCGCTCGGCCTGGTGGAGCCAGATCTACCCCGACTTCGAGGCGGCGGGCGGCGACGGCAGCGCGTTCTGGTGGTACGAGGACCACAACGTGGACGGCAAGTTCGGCGTGATGGCCGGCGCGCCCGAACTGTCGGTGTTCCGGGCCCACTCGGACCGGATGCGCGCCAAGTCCGGCCTGACCGGCGGGACTTCCAGCCCGACGCCGAGCGCTTCGGCTTCGGCGAGCGCGTCGGCGAGCGCCTCGGCGTCGGCGTCGGCGTCCGCGTCGCCCTCGCCGTCCGCTTCGGCCACCACCCCCGCGCCGAACGGGAGTTGCGCGGTGCACTACGGGCTGTCGGACTGGGGCAGCACCTTCAACGGCGACGTGACGGTCAAGAACACCGGCAGCACGCCGGTCGACGGCTGGAAGGTGGCGTTCGCCTTCCCCGGTGACCAGCGGGTCACCAACATGTGGAACGCGGTGCCGGTGCAGACCGGCAAGCAGGTGGTGGCGAGCAACCCGTCCGGCTACAACACCGTGATCCCGGCCGGCGGCACCGTCAACTTCGGCTTCAGCGGCACCTCCACCACCGGCACCAACGGCGTCCCGGCCGTCTTCACGCTCAACGGACAGACCTGCGGCAGCTACTGACGGTCCGTCAGTCCACGAGCGCCGGCCCGCGGCCGCCCGCCCCACCCGGCAGGCCGCGGGCCGGTCCCCACCCGTGCACCGCGAGAGAGGAACCCCCACGATGAAGCGCACCCTGTCCGCCGCCGCGACCGCGGCCGGCCTGCTGGCCGGCGCCCTGTTCGGCCTCGCCCCGGCCGCCCACGCCGACACCGCCCCCAACGGCTACCCGTACTGCGCCAACGGCTCCGCCACCGACCCGGACGGGGACGGCTGGGGCTGGGAGGGCGGCAAGTCCTGCGTGGTGCGCGGCTCGAAGGCCGACCCGGCGGCGAGCACCTCCGGCACCGCGTCCAACGGCTACCCGTACTGCGCCAACGGCTCCGCCACCGACCCGGACGGGGACGGCTGGGGCTGGGAGGGCGGCAAGTCCTGCGTGGTGCGCGGCTCGAAGGCCGACCCCGGGGCCGGCAGCAGCAGTGGCGGCGGTGGCAGCAGCACCGCCTGCCCGTCCGGGACGACCTGCGGGTCGTACAGCGTCGGCGGGCTGGGCGGCCGCAAGGGGCAGGTGCGGGCGGCCGGGGCCACCAGCCTGGACCTGGCGGTGGCGATGCTGGAGACCGACCACATGGACACCGCGTACCCGTACGGCGACAACAAGAGCGGCGACGCGGCCAACTTCGGCATCTTCAAGCAGAACTGGATGATGCTGCGGGCCGGCTGCGACCGGTTCGCCGGGCAGTCGCAGAGCCAGTACGACAACGGCGCGGTGCTCAACTCCGACCTCGCGCAGGACGTCAACTGCCTGCACCAGAGCCAGAACCACTACGGCCTGAACACCTGGTTCGCGGGCCACCGCAACGGCTCCTCCGGGCTGGCGAACCCGAACACCGCGGACATCGCCAACTACCGGGCCGCCGTGTACTGGATCAAGGCCCAGCTGGACGCCGACTCCGCCAACCTCGGCAACGACACCCGGTTCTGGGTGCAGGTGCCGGCCATCTGACCCGCGCGGTAACCGCGGGGAGCACGAGCAAGAGGAAGCGATGCGCAGAGGATGGGCCGCCGCGGGTTCGGCGACCGCCCTGGCCCTGGCCCTGAGCGGCTGCACCGACGGTGGGCCCGCCCCCCTCGCGGGGGTGGTGTCCACCGCCGACCGGTCGAAGGTGTCGGGGACGATCACGGTGCTGACCAACCGGGTCGACCAGGTGAACAGCGGGCTGATGAAGAAGTACGCGGCCGAGTTCAACGAGCTCTACCCGAAGGTGAAGGTGGAGTTCGAGGGCCTGGTCGACTACGAGGGCGAGGCAGGGGAACGGCTGGCCAAGGGCGACTACGGGGACGTGCTGCTGATCCCGGACGGCCTGCCGGCCGGCCAGTACCCCGCCTACTTCAGCTCGTTGGGGAACTCCCGCGAGCTGTCGGACACCTTCGACTACATCGACTACGGCACCGTCGACGAGCACGTGTACGGCATCGCCAACATCGGGATCGCCTCCGGGCTGGTCTACAACAAGGCGGTGTGGGCGAAGGCCGGGATCACCGAGTGGCCCACCACGCCGGACCGGTTCGTCGAGGACCTGAAGGCGATCCGGGAGCGGACCCAGGCCGTCCCGTACTACACGAACTACCACGACGGCTGGCCGCTGCGGCAGTGGTCGGACGCGATCGGGGTGCCGACCTGCGACAACACCGCGCGCGACAAGCTGGCGGGGACCGCGGCGCCGTGGACGCCCGGCAAGGACCTGTACGAGATCGACAGCCTGCTGTACCGGGCGGTGCACGAGAAGCTCACCGAGTCCGAGCCGCAGACCACCGACTGGGAGACCTCCAAGACGCTGCTGGGCACCGGCCGGGTGGCGACCATGGAGCTGGGCTCCTGGGCGGTCGCGCAGATGCAGGAGG is part of the Kitasatospora cineracea genome and harbors:
- a CDS encoding cellulose binding domain-containing protein; this encodes MNRRIQHHRPRTASAKRYAPMAFLLAASVAAAGLTLGRADTAQAAGADSFATRCGVHFCLDGKEYYFAGTNTYDLFTYGSASGDTETQFMDKARIDAQFANLQADKVDVVRLWMFNHESWHGFEKSKGVYDEQEFAQFDYIVQSAKAHGIRLVPVFENYWEAYGGIDTRLQWEGLSGGQPGRAAFFDKTRCPGCFTSYKNYVSYALNRVNHYSGVKYKDDPTIFAWDLMNEPRYEGQSAAENVDGTTLRAWVDEMGAFVKGIDSKHLLGVGLEGHGTNYGFGGDEGNPFVHVQQSPYIDYTSAHPYPTESWANLNLDQTKALIRSWITDSHDKVGKPFFMGEFNVHNVDRSAWWSQIYPDFEAAGGDGSAFWWYEDHNVDGKFGVMAGAPELSVFRAHSDRMRAKSGLTGGTSSPTPSASASASASASASASASASASPSPSASATTPAPNGSCAVHYGLSDWGSTFNGDVTVKNTGSTPVDGWKVAFAFPGDQRVTNMWNAVPVQTGKQVVASNPSGYNTVIPAGGTVNFGFSGTSTTGTNGVPAVFTLNGQTCGSY
- a CDS encoding LacI family DNA-binding transcriptional regulator gives rise to the protein MEQVSQQQSPPAKRPTIADIAKIVGVSKVSVSNALNGQPGVSDATRAKIAAVAEELGFVRNSAARALSGAKAAAVGLALCRPARMLGTEPFFMELIGGIEKVLSDASYSLALQVVSDHERGLEAYRRWWGERHIDGAILVDLRRDDARVPALEEMGLPTVVIGHPSGSGRLTPVWSDDAAAVRETMEYLAALGHRRVGRVAGLTGLVHTAIRDEAFTAACTDLGLDALPTVHTDYTGEEGARATRRLLLSPARPTAILYDNDITAVAGLSVAQELGLSVPRDLSLVAWDDSPLAQVVRPPLTALTRDIHAYGAHAARTLLDLIAGRPADGYEDQAPQLTPRGSTAAPPRPAETGARR
- a CDS encoding ABC transporter substrate-binding protein; its protein translation is MRRGWAAAGSATALALALSGCTDGGPAPLAGVVSTADRSKVSGTITVLTNRVDQVNSGLMKKYAAEFNELYPKVKVEFEGLVDYEGEAGERLAKGDYGDVLLIPDGLPAGQYPAYFSSLGNSRELSDTFDYIDYGTVDEHVYGIANIGIASGLVYNKAVWAKAGITEWPTTPDRFVEDLKAIRERTQAVPYYTNYHDGWPLRQWSDAIGVPTCDNTARDKLAGTAAPWTPGKDLYEIDSLLYRAVHEKLTESEPQTTDWETSKTLLGTGRVATMELGSWAVAQMQEAARAAGGDPADIGFMPLPVQRDGHFCTVVQPDYKYAVNVHSAHQEAARAWLEWYITRSGSAAADESISSVRGARLPASLQPLDDRAVRMIPQTREQLAKVDAIDKAAGIGLDAPDYRRKLVDLASGAAPGDLEGYFADLNRRWGKAQKAVG
- a CDS encoding maleylpyruvate isomerase N-terminal domain-containing protein — protein: MHRTPEFPDLLRLIDERAAAFRAAIAAAPSLDLPVPTCPGWTLFDLVQHIGEGRRRWAAAVAAGPDATSGTPARGAAVRRRGRLRGA
- a CDS encoding carbohydrate-binding domain-containing protein gives rise to the protein MKRTLSAAATAAGLLAGALFGLAPAAHADTAPNGYPYCANGSATDPDGDGWGWEGGKSCVVRGSKADPAASTSGTASNGYPYCANGSATDPDGDGWGWEGGKSCVVRGSKADPGAGSSSGGGGSSTACPSGTTCGSYSVGGLGGRKGQVRAAGATSLDLAVAMLETDHMDTAYPYGDNKSGDAANFGIFKQNWMMLRAGCDRFAGQSQSQYDNGAVLNSDLAQDVNCLHQSQNHYGLNTWFAGHRNGSSGLANPNTADIANYRAAVYWIKAQLDADSANLGNDTRFWVQVPAI